The following are from one region of the Paenibacillus sp. KS-LC4 genome:
- the hemA gene encoding glutamyl-tRNA reductase: protein MHIITVGLNYRTAPVEVRERFAFSEKELPEAVKQLMNTDSILECVIVATCNRTELYAVVDRHQLCGHHIRSFMEQWFNLPRKEFTNHLYMYEDEKAIEHLFHVASGLDSMIIGETQILGQVKDAFALAQQQKATGTLFNMLFKQAITMAKRAHSETTIGESAVSVSYAAVELGKRIFGQFSKKTVMLIGAGETGELTAKHLYANGADRVIVVNRTYERAVQLADKFNGIACSMDEAMNRLHEADIVISSTGADNFVLTRQVVASAMQRRRSKPLFMIDIAVPRDLDPTIAAVDNVFLYDIDDLEGIVESNLEQRRKEAAKIETMIAQEMNLFEQWYKTLGVVPLIRALQTKAAEIHEDTFNSLTNKLPDLEEHELKVIRKLTKSIVNQMMQDPILRIKEMAGERRADEAMDMFVKLFALEEQLDKSQQAELKAEAAEAAAAKMKNAQSPAATAALASALR, encoded by the coding sequence ATGCACATCATTACAGTAGGTCTTAACTACCGTACTGCTCCAGTAGAAGTAAGAGAACGTTTTGCTTTTTCGGAAAAAGAGCTGCCGGAAGCTGTCAAACAGCTTATGAATACAGACAGCATTTTGGAATGTGTCATTGTGGCGACCTGCAATCGGACAGAATTGTATGCGGTAGTGGACAGGCATCAATTATGCGGGCATCATATTCGCAGCTTTATGGAGCAGTGGTTTAACCTGCCAAGGAAAGAATTTACGAATCATTTATATATGTACGAGGATGAGAAGGCAATCGAGCATCTTTTCCACGTAGCGAGCGGTCTGGATTCAATGATTATCGGCGAGACGCAAATTCTCGGACAAGTGAAGGATGCTTTCGCATTAGCCCAGCAGCAGAAAGCGACGGGAACGCTTTTCAATATGTTGTTTAAGCAGGCGATTACGATGGCGAAGCGGGCGCATTCGGAGACGACGATTGGCGAATCTGCCGTATCGGTCAGCTATGCTGCTGTTGAGCTAGGCAAGCGGATATTCGGTCAATTTTCTAAGAAGACGGTCATGCTGATTGGGGCTGGCGAGACGGGTGAGCTAACCGCGAAGCATTTGTACGCGAATGGTGCTGATCGGGTTATCGTTGTGAACCGGACGTATGAGCGTGCTGTTCAATTGGCGGACAAGTTTAACGGAATAGCTTGCTCCATGGATGAAGCGATGAATAGGCTGCATGAAGCTGATATCGTCATTAGCTCGACGGGTGCTGATAACTTCGTGCTTACGCGCCAGGTAGTCGCAAGCGCCATGCAGCGCCGGAGATCAAAGCCGCTATTCATGATTGATATCGCCGTTCCAAGGGATCTTGATCCAACGATTGCAGCGGTGGACAACGTCTTTTTATATGACATTGACGATTTGGAGGGCATTGTGGAAAGTAACTTGGAACAGCGCCGCAAGGAAGCCGCCAAAATCGAAACGATGATTGCTCAGGAAATGAATCTGTTTGAGCAATGGTACAAAACGCTGGGTGTCGTGCCGCTTATTCGGGCGTTGCAGACGAAAGCAGCAGAGATTCATGAGGATACGTTCAACAGTCTGACGAACAAGCTCCCAGATCTGGAAGAGCATGAGCTTAAAGTAATTCGAAAGCTGACGAAGAGCATTGTCAATCAAATGATGCAGGACCCTATTTTGCGGATCAAGGAAATGGCCGGAGAAAGACGTGCTGACGAGGCGATGGACATGTTTGTAAAGCTTTTTGCATTGGAAGAGCAATTGGACAAGTCGCAGCAAGCTGAGCTTAAAGCGGAGGCTGCCGAGGCGGCTGCAGCAAAAATGAAAAATGCGCAATCACCTGCAGCTACGGCAGCATTGGCTTCTGCCCTTCGGTAG
- the ccsA gene encoding cytochrome c biogenesis protein CcsA, giving the protein MATLNWLYDAILYVYALSLLFYFSDFMDASRRAKRMGTGLLIFVWILQTLFLISRIVSHFEVATISTFEYWLGFCWLLVSISLVISRFFKIEFIVFLVNVVGFAVLALNLYSKPGNEAMFAISATARELLIVHISLVLVSYVALTIGVIFAGMYIFLHRELREKRWSKYVRRLPSLDKIERYSDRAVIIGVPLLALSLSLAVTLLLIEGRSMLLLDWKVITSFLALIAYIIFVVNRSLLNRTSTQLAKLHIMAFSFLVLNLLASYVSNFH; this is encoded by the coding sequence ATGGCAACGCTAAACTGGTTGTATGACGCGATACTTTATGTATACGCCCTGAGCCTTCTGTTTTATTTCTCCGATTTTATGGACGCAAGCCGGAGAGCGAAACGGATGGGTACAGGGCTACTTATTTTTGTATGGATTTTACAGACGTTATTTTTGATTTCGCGAATCGTGTCGCACTTTGAAGTGGCGACGATATCAACCTTTGAATATTGGTTAGGGTTTTGCTGGCTCCTGGTTTCTATATCGCTTGTAATTAGCCGTTTCTTCAAAATAGAGTTTATTGTGTTTCTTGTAAACGTCGTTGGTTTTGCCGTGCTGGCCCTTAATCTATACAGCAAGCCGGGCAATGAGGCGATGTTTGCGATTTCTGCAACAGCAAGAGAGCTGCTAATTGTGCATATTAGCCTCGTGCTCGTTTCCTACGTGGCATTAACCATAGGCGTTATTTTCGCCGGGATGTACATTTTTCTGCATCGTGAGCTGAGGGAGAAGCGCTGGTCCAAATATGTGAGAAGGCTGCCAAGCCTTGATAAAATCGAAAGATATTCTGATCGCGCTGTCATTATCGGTGTTCCACTGCTTGCTTTGTCGCTGTCGCTTGCGGTGACGCTGCTGCTTATTGAGGGACGTTCGATGCTGCTGCTGGATTGGAAAGTGATTACTTCCTTCCTCGCTCTAATTGCATATATCATTTTTGTAGTTAACCGGTCGCTGCTTAATCGCACGAGTACGCAGCTTGCGAAGCTGCACATTATGGCGTTCAGCTTTCTAGTTCTTAATTTGCTGGCAAGCTACGTATCTAATTTTCATTAG